The Corvus moneduloides isolate bCorMon1 chromosome 5, bCorMon1.pri, whole genome shotgun sequence genome includes a region encoding these proteins:
- the TMEM33 gene encoding transmembrane protein 33, with translation MADSTQNGPMPGGAGGGAVQFLMANKLDTAMWISRLFTVYCSALFVLPLLGLHEAASFYQRALLANALTSALRLHQRLPHFQLSRAFLAQALLEDSCHYLLYSLIFVNSYPVTMSIFPVLLFSLLHAATYTKKVLDARSSNSLPFLRNLLEKLDANQQNILKFIACNEIFLMPATVFMLFSGQGSLLQPFIYYRFLTLRYSSRRNPYCRTLFTELRIVVEHLIMKPSCPVFIRRLCLSGISFISRLAPTVA, from the exons ATGGCGGACTCCACGCAGAACGGGCCCATGCCaggcggggccggcggcggggccgtg CAATTTCTGATGGCTAACAAGTTGGATACAGCAATGTGGATTTCCCGCTTGTTCACAGTCTACTGCTCAGCTTTATTTGTCCTGCCTCTTCTAGG GTTGCATGAAGCAGCAAGCTTCTATCAGCGTGCCTTGCTGGCAAATGCTCTTACCAGTGCCCTCCGACTACACCAAAGGCTACCGCACTTCCAGCTTAGCAGGGCATTTCTGGCCCAGGCTTTGCTCGAGGACAGCTGCCATTACCTGTTGTACTCCCTTATCTTTGTGAATTCCTACCCTGTTACAA TGAGtatttttccagttctgctgTTCTCTCTGCTTCATGCTGCCACATACACAAAGAAGGTTCTTGAT GCACGAAGTTCAAATAGTTTGCCCTTTTTGAGAAATCTCTTAGAGAAACTGGATGCTAATCAACAGAATATTCTAAAATTCATTGCTTGCAATGAAATTTTCCTGATGCCAGCTACAGTTTTTATGCTCTTCAG TGGACAAGGGAGTCTGCTCCAGCCATTCATTTACTATAGGTTTCTTACATTACGCTATTCTTCTCGACGAAATCCATACTGTCG gACTCTCTTCACCGAGCTCAGGATTGTTGTTGAACACTTAATAATGAAGCCCTCGTGCCCTGTTTTTATAAGAAGACTATGCCTCAGCGGCATTTCCTTTATAAGCAGATTGGCACCAACTGTTGCATAG